From a single Planococcus shenhongbingii genomic region:
- a CDS encoding ABC-F family ATP-binding cassette domain-containing protein, whose product MIAVNDVSLRFGDRKLFEDVNIQFNPGNCYGLIGANGAGKSTFIKILSGDLEAQSGNVSMGSGERLAVLKQDHFEYEEFPVLETVIMGHKKLYEIMAEKNAIYMKEDFSDEDGMRAAELEGEFAELNGWEAESEAAILLQGLGISEDQLDKKMAELSGSDKVKVLLAQALFGKPDVLLLDEPTNHLDLKAIQWLEEFLINFDNTVIVVSHDRHFLNKVCTHIADLDFGKIQLYVGNYDFWYESSQLATRLAGDQNAKKEEKIKELQAFIARFSANASKSKQATSRKKMLDKIELDDIRPSSRKYPFVNFTIGREIGNDVLTVRDLSQTVDGNQLLNNISFNMNKDDKIVLIGDPLAKSALLRILAEEDEPAEGMIRWGVTTSRAYLPIDNSAYFEGSEQSLVDWLRQYSPEDESETFLRGFLGRMLFSGEEVKKKPSVLSGGEKVRCMLSKMMLSHANVLLLDEPTNHLDLESIQALNNGMIAFKGAMVFTSHDHQFIQTVANRVIEILDDGTILDKQLTYDEFLEWKEAQGITN is encoded by the coding sequence ATGATAGCAGTAAATGATGTAAGCCTTCGCTTTGGCGACCGCAAACTTTTTGAAGATGTGAATATCCAGTTTAACCCGGGGAATTGCTACGGATTGATTGGTGCCAATGGTGCAGGAAAATCAACGTTCATTAAAATTTTGTCTGGTGACTTGGAAGCACAAAGCGGCAACGTATCAATGGGATCCGGCGAACGTTTGGCCGTCCTGAAACAGGATCACTTCGAATACGAAGAATTCCCTGTTCTTGAAACAGTGATCATGGGCCATAAAAAGCTGTACGAAATCATGGCAGAGAAAAATGCCATCTATATGAAGGAAGACTTTTCTGATGAAGACGGCATGCGCGCCGCTGAACTGGAAGGCGAATTCGCTGAACTCAACGGATGGGAAGCCGAATCTGAAGCTGCAATCTTACTTCAAGGCCTTGGCATTTCCGAAGACCAGCTCGATAAAAAAATGGCTGAATTATCCGGTTCAGACAAAGTGAAGGTATTGCTGGCACAAGCCCTATTTGGCAAACCGGATGTTCTTCTTCTGGATGAGCCGACTAACCACTTGGACTTGAAAGCGATCCAGTGGCTGGAAGAATTTTTGATCAACTTTGACAACACCGTCATCGTCGTATCGCATGACCGCCACTTTTTAAATAAAGTATGTACGCATATTGCCGACCTTGATTTCGGAAAAATCCAGCTATATGTCGGCAACTACGACTTCTGGTACGAATCAAGCCAGTTAGCGACTCGTTTGGCCGGTGACCAAAACGCGAAAAAAGAAGAAAAGATCAAAGAGCTTCAAGCGTTTATCGCGCGTTTCTCTGCCAATGCTTCCAAATCGAAGCAAGCCACTTCACGGAAGAAAATGCTCGATAAAATCGAATTGGACGATATCCGTCCTTCATCCCGCAAATATCCATTCGTCAACTTTACCATCGGCCGTGAAATCGGCAATGATGTGCTGACAGTAAGAGACCTTAGCCAAACTGTTGATGGCAATCAATTATTGAACAACATCAGCTTCAATATGAACAAAGACGACAAAATCGTCTTGATCGGCGATCCGCTTGCTAAATCGGCGCTTCTCCGCATTTTGGCTGAAGAAGACGAGCCTGCTGAAGGGATGATCCGCTGGGGTGTCACAACTTCACGTGCTTACTTGCCGATCGACAACTCGGCTTACTTCGAAGGCAGCGAACAATCCCTAGTAGATTGGCTTCGCCAATATTCTCCGGAAGACGAAAGTGAAACTTTCCTTCGCGGCTTCCTCGGCAGAATGCTGTTCTCCGGTGAAGAAGTGAAAAAGAAACCTTCTGTTCTTTCCGGTGGCGAAAAAGTGCGCTGCATGCTGTCGAAAATGATGCTGTCCCACGCCAACGTCTTGCTGTTAGATGAACCGACCAACCACTTGGACTTGGAATCCATCCAAGCGTTGAACAACGGCATGATCGCGTTCAAAGGCGCCATGGTCTTCACTTCACATGACCATCAGTTTATCCAAACGGTTGCCAATCGCGTCATTGAAATCCTGGATGATGGAACAATTCTTGATAAGCAATTGACTTACGATGAGTTCCTCGAATGGAAAGAAGCACAAGGAATCACAAACTGA
- a CDS encoding 5-bromo-4-chloroindolyl phosphate hydrolysis family protein, with protein MKPFEKFIQRQTVSLPLMTVMFPVLYMGAEIGLIASGAVAAGTYIASNATIKRVQHSSDSKKLGMTRSEYRNVRNQVKEAKFKIKQLQKNSYQVRSIAAFKQLMNMAKVANKIVGHVQQNPRKFYLAEPFFYSHLESAVELTQKYALLVGQPVKDRELKVALQDTRETLHLMNDVMERDLKKVLSTDVEQLRMELDYARLTVDQHNNQKLLEQPPIDNEGDVEHDRKSIESK; from the coding sequence ATGAAGCCTTTTGAAAAATTCATCCAACGGCAGACCGTCAGCCTGCCTCTTATGACAGTCATGTTTCCTGTACTGTATATGGGCGCCGAAATCGGGCTGATTGCTTCAGGAGCAGTGGCCGCCGGAACTTATATCGCCAGTAATGCGACCATCAAACGTGTACAGCATTCATCAGACTCTAAAAAACTTGGCATGACTCGGAGTGAATACAGAAATGTACGGAACCAAGTTAAAGAAGCCAAATTTAAGATAAAGCAATTGCAAAAGAACTCATATCAAGTTCGATCGATTGCCGCTTTCAAACAATTAATGAATATGGCGAAAGTCGCCAATAAAATTGTTGGCCATGTTCAGCAAAATCCTCGAAAGTTTTATTTGGCGGAACCTTTCTTTTATTCGCATCTTGAATCCGCAGTGGAATTGACCCAGAAATACGCTTTGCTTGTTGGACAACCGGTAAAAGACCGCGAATTGAAAGTTGCCCTTCAAGACACGCGCGAAACACTTCATTTGATGAATGATGTGATGGAACGCGATTTGAAAAAAGTACTGTCAACCGATGTGGAACAGCTGCGGATGGAACTCGATTATGCCCGCTTGACTGTTGATCAGCATAATAACCAAAAATTGCTGGAACAGCCCCCAATTGATAACGAAGGAGACGTGGAACATGACAGAAAATCGATCGAATCAAAGTGA
- a CDS encoding vWA domain-containing protein, with amino-acid sequence MASVNRFIQFNNETINTKMLHQMEMLAGALADAPYLKVTTRQLIEFRPSESSVSVSVFWRHRPKQIERNGYLSDIYLLGAGYWRYFSIRAWAKFKKASTELPNLKEQLLLCAEEFRLIEKISKERPGTAEAFAVRESIYRDYHRDRYKQNKQKGFLADAFLNAAYLQLRGEEVPGSDGLRPLFFLWSGIFDAKSTRDCAIVVENMLPRLEYMLEEDMVHSYYTFGEAVESIPPFRYHEGIESEQRDQEEEIETIEEWFQSWHRETEISEAPAMEFELERGDSSYAEGGREEEGTGEIQQTAKGDSRGDHQEDNDAADRQTEKAAKQASGKFGSANDQVVYTEKRIQVQQDQRDNIEDWRRKQAPYVRALLRELKKRMTQRRQDVRHNLNAGRLSRNLLPLVIEERPKPFYRRTAPSKELDAVFCLLIDGSASMIDKLDETKQAVLLFHDVLRGLNVPHDIVMFYEDAYEASDAAQPNYFEWMHKLEDGNRDHAQEIVSMEAHEDNRDGFAIRWMTDRVNKRTEKHRFMLVFSDGEPSAYNYAENGVIDTANAVSEAKKQGIEVLHLFLSSEPTTEEQAAFYRMMYGNKSVSADSLEHFVEQTLRLLKRTLHLVIQSG; translated from the coding sequence ATGGCTTCAGTGAATCGTTTTATTCAATTTAATAATGAAACCATCAATACGAAAATGCTGCATCAAATGGAAATGCTGGCCGGAGCTTTGGCAGATGCGCCTTATTTGAAAGTGACGACCAGGCAATTAATTGAATTTCGCCCATCGGAATCGTCTGTTTCAGTCAGCGTTTTTTGGCGGCATCGACCAAAGCAGATTGAACGGAACGGATATCTGTCGGACATTTATCTCCTTGGAGCAGGATACTGGCGGTATTTCAGTATACGGGCGTGGGCCAAGTTCAAAAAGGCATCAACTGAACTGCCGAATTTAAAAGAGCAGCTGTTGCTATGCGCTGAAGAATTTAGGCTGATTGAAAAAATCAGCAAAGAGCGTCCGGGAACGGCAGAGGCATTTGCTGTCCGTGAAAGCATTTACCGCGATTACCACAGAGACCGCTATAAACAGAACAAGCAAAAAGGTTTTTTGGCGGATGCGTTCCTCAATGCAGCTTATCTGCAATTGAGAGGCGAAGAAGTTCCAGGCAGCGATGGATTGAGACCGTTGTTCTTTCTATGGTCAGGAATCTTTGATGCAAAGTCCACTCGCGACTGCGCCATAGTTGTAGAAAACATGCTTCCACGCTTGGAGTATATGCTCGAAGAAGACATGGTCCATAGTTATTACACTTTCGGTGAAGCGGTCGAAAGTATACCGCCTTTCCGCTACCATGAAGGCATAGAATCCGAGCAGCGCGACCAGGAAGAAGAAATTGAAACGATTGAAGAATGGTTTCAGTCGTGGCACCGGGAAACAGAAATATCCGAAGCACCGGCGATGGAGTTTGAACTGGAGCGCGGCGACTCCAGTTATGCAGAAGGCGGAAGAGAAGAGGAAGGCACTGGAGAAATTCAGCAGACTGCAAAAGGCGATTCGCGTGGAGACCATCAGGAAGACAACGATGCTGCAGACCGCCAAACGGAAAAAGCTGCAAAACAAGCCAGCGGCAAATTCGGTTCAGCCAATGATCAAGTCGTCTATACCGAAAAAAGAATTCAAGTGCAGCAGGACCAGCGGGACAACATTGAAGACTGGCGCCGTAAACAAGCCCCGTATGTACGGGCATTGCTTCGTGAGCTGAAAAAGCGCATGACCCAGCGCCGCCAGGATGTCCGCCATAACCTCAATGCCGGGCGTTTGTCTCGGAACCTTTTGCCGTTAGTGATTGAAGAACGGCCGAAACCGTTTTACCGCAGAACCGCACCTTCCAAAGAACTGGATGCGGTCTTCTGCCTGTTGATTGACGGCTCTGCTTCCATGATTGATAAACTCGATGAGACCAAGCAAGCGGTGCTGCTTTTCCATGACGTGCTGCGCGGGTTGAATGTGCCACACGATATCGTAATGTTCTATGAGGATGCTTATGAAGCGAGTGACGCGGCACAGCCGAATTATTTCGAATGGATGCACAAGCTTGAAGACGGCAACCGGGACCATGCACAGGAAATTGTATCGATGGAAGCCCATGAAGACAACCGGGACGGATTTGCGATTCGTTGGATGACCGACCGGGTCAACAAAAGAACGGAAAAACACCGCTTTATGCTGGTGTTTTCCGATGGAGAGCCTTCTGCCTATAACTACGCAGAGAACGGCGTCATTGATACCGCAAACGCGGTTTCCGAGGCGAAAAAGCAAGGCATCGAAGTGCTGCACTTGTTTTTGAGCAGCGAACCCACAACAGAAGAACAAGCCGCCTTTTACCGCATGATGTATGGCAATAAATCCGTCAGTGCCGATTCACTGGAACATTTTGTTGAGCAGACGCTGCGGCTCTTGAAGCGGACATTGCATTTAGTGATCCAGTCCGGCTAA
- a CDS encoding toxic anion resistance protein, giving the protein MTENRSNQSELDDLLGNPFGMEPVKQEVNLAKSDGQPVALMERLTKDEQEKARELAKQIPAGNYEAILTYGANAQNQLSQFSHKMLDHVQSKDIGPVGDVLNDLMKKLQELNPEELSQSKRSGLRKLFAKAKYSVQEMMTKYQKLSTQVDRISIQLDHSKRGLLEDVQMLEQLYDQNKTYFQALNVYIAAAELKRDEILNDTIPALRRRAEQSNDQMAYQEVNDMAQFLDRLEKRLYDLQLSRQITIQSAPQIRMIQQTNQTLAEKIQSSIMTSIPLWKNQIAIALTLNRQMKAVEAQKQVTATTNELLLKNSEMLKVNSIETAKENERGIVEIETLKQTQENLLSTIEETLQIQAEGRKNRKAAELEIGRMEEDLKQRLLSIQDDREGRA; this is encoded by the coding sequence ATGACAGAAAATCGATCGAATCAAAGTGAACTTGACGATCTGCTCGGCAATCCTTTTGGCATGGAGCCGGTAAAGCAGGAAGTTAATCTCGCCAAATCCGACGGACAGCCGGTAGCTTTAATGGAACGGCTTACGAAAGATGAACAGGAAAAAGCGCGGGAACTCGCTAAACAGATTCCAGCAGGTAATTATGAAGCTATTTTAACATATGGAGCGAACGCGCAAAACCAGCTGAGCCAGTTTTCGCATAAAATGCTGGACCATGTACAATCCAAGGATATCGGCCCGGTCGGGGATGTCTTAAATGATCTGATGAAAAAATTGCAGGAGCTTAATCCGGAAGAATTGTCGCAAAGCAAACGCTCCGGACTGCGCAAATTATTCGCAAAAGCGAAATATTCCGTTCAGGAAATGATGACGAAATATCAAAAGCTGAGCACGCAAGTGGACCGCATCAGCATTCAGCTGGACCATTCAAAACGCGGCCTTTTAGAAGACGTCCAGATGCTTGAACAATTATACGACCAGAACAAAACCTATTTTCAGGCACTGAATGTCTATATTGCCGCAGCTGAGCTGAAACGGGACGAAATTTTAAATGACACCATTCCAGCGCTTCGCCGCCGGGCTGAACAATCGAACGACCAAATGGCCTATCAGGAAGTCAATGATATGGCGCAGTTTTTGGACCGTCTCGAAAAACGCTTATACGATTTGCAGTTATCGCGCCAAATCACCATTCAAAGCGCACCGCAAATTCGGATGATCCAGCAGACCAACCAGACGCTGGCCGAAAAAATCCAATCGTCGATCATGACTTCGATTCCTTTATGGAAAAACCAGATCGCGATTGCTTTGACGTTAAACCGCCAGATGAAGGCGGTTGAAGCTCAGAAACAAGTAACCGCTACAACAAACGAACTATTGCTCAAGAACTCTGAGATGCTGAAAGTGAATTCCATTGAAACCGCTAAAGAAAATGAACGCGGCATCGTGGAAATCGAGACGCTGAAACAAACTCAGGAAAACTTATTGAGCACGATTGAAGAAACTCTGCAAATTCAAGCAGAAGGACGCAAAAACCGCAAAGCCGCTGAACTTGAAATCGGCCGCATGGAAGAAGATTTGAAACAGCGCTTGCTATCGATCCAAGACGACCGTGAAGGCCGCGCATAA
- a CDS encoding cold shock domain-containing protein, which yields MSNFGGEGDLTGIVVSFDKEKGFGYIRGDNGEMFYTHTEHSNIDEFPMLNEGQQVKFIPVQGTPEKERIATNVTLIF from the coding sequence ATGAGCAATTTCGGCGGAGAAGGAGATTTGACAGGCATTGTGGTTTCGTTCGATAAAGAAAAAGGGTTCGGCTATATCCGAGGGGATAACGGTGAAATGTTCTATACCCATACAGAACATTCCAATATCGACGAATTCCCTATGCTCAACGAAGGCCAGCAAGTGAAATTCATACCGGTACAAGGAACTCCGGAAAAAGAACGGATTGCCACAAATGTGACTTTGATTTTTTAA
- a CDS encoding M4 family metallopeptidase has translation MKSKKLLTLSLAAALALSAASASVYAAPNNAVSEKVHVNQQSKSTDFIVGKLTMPSKNSAEEIVYNYLSEKEELYKIGKDVKANFKVVSEKKDDLGFNNLKLQQMYKGVPVFGSVITTHVDENGVLVSVSGQLAPELSKQVKLNKGAQLKKTEAAAIALADLKTNLGQAPEIDHQESPELVVYLDKGTAKYVYSIQLEFLAPSPGNYQYLIDAQSGEVLEAYNQIHEAKPSAGVTAPSGTNSIATGKGVLGDAKTLNTLVNSNGSYLVDRTRGNGIFTYDAANRTRTPGTLWLDADNAYNAAYDGAAVDAHVYAGQTFDYYKNTHNRNSYDGNGAQLISTVHYGRSYNNAFWNGSQMVYGDGDGSTFIPLSGGLDVIAHELTHAVTDTTADLIYQNESGAINESISDIFGTLVEYHFNNNPDWLIGEDIYTPAVKGDALRSMADPTLNGDPDHYSKRYVGTSDNGGVHINSGISNKAAFLLANGGTHYGVQVTGIGNAKTEKIFYRTLTQYLTPSSNYSHYRVSTIQAATDLYGASSAEVASVKAAFNAVGVN, from the coding sequence TTGAAATCAAAGAAATTACTGACTTTAAGCTTGGCCGCTGCATTGGCCTTATCCGCTGCTTCCGCTTCTGTTTATGCTGCACCAAATAATGCCGTTTCAGAAAAAGTGCACGTAAATCAGCAAAGCAAATCAACCGATTTTATTGTAGGGAAACTGACAATGCCTTCGAAAAACTCTGCCGAGGAAATTGTCTATAATTACTTGTCCGAGAAAGAAGAACTTTATAAAATCGGCAAAGATGTAAAAGCGAATTTTAAAGTCGTCAGTGAAAAGAAAGACGATCTGGGCTTTAACAACCTGAAGCTCCAGCAAATGTACAAAGGTGTACCGGTATTCGGTTCAGTTATTACAACGCATGTTGATGAAAATGGAGTACTGGTATCCGTCTCTGGGCAATTGGCTCCGGAATTATCCAAACAAGTGAAATTGAATAAAGGAGCTCAGCTTAAAAAAACGGAAGCAGCAGCTATCGCCCTTGCCGATTTAAAAACAAACTTGGGACAAGCACCGGAAATAGATCATCAGGAATCTCCAGAACTGGTTGTTTATCTGGACAAAGGAACGGCGAAATACGTTTATAGCATTCAACTTGAATTTTTAGCGCCTTCACCCGGCAATTACCAGTATTTGATCGATGCACAAAGTGGAGAAGTGCTGGAAGCTTATAACCAGATCCATGAAGCGAAACCATCGGCCGGTGTAACCGCTCCTTCCGGAACCAATTCCATTGCAACTGGCAAAGGGGTGCTGGGAGATGCCAAAACCTTAAACACATTAGTTAACAGCAATGGCTCTTATTTGGTTGACCGGACACGCGGCAACGGAATTTTCACTTATGATGCCGCAAACCGCACGAGAACACCCGGCACCCTGTGGCTGGATGCAGACAATGCTTACAATGCAGCTTATGACGGCGCTGCAGTAGACGCCCATGTCTATGCTGGACAGACATTCGACTATTATAAGAACACCCATAACCGCAACAGCTATGACGGCAACGGGGCGCAATTAATTTCCACGGTCCATTATGGCCGCAGCTATAACAATGCATTCTGGAACGGTTCGCAAATGGTCTATGGCGACGGGGACGGCTCGACATTTATCCCGCTTTCCGGAGGGCTTGACGTGATCGCCCATGAATTGACGCATGCGGTGACGGATACGACAGCTGACCTCATCTATCAAAACGAATCCGGTGCAATCAATGAATCGATTTCGGATATTTTCGGAACCTTGGTCGAATATCATTTCAATAATAATCCAGACTGGCTGATTGGCGAAGACATCTATACGCCGGCTGTTAAAGGAGATGCTCTGCGGTCGATGGCAGATCCGACGTTGAATGGCGATCCGGACCATTATTCCAAACGCTACGTTGGAACGAGTGACAACGGCGGTGTCCACATCAATTCCGGCATCAGCAATAAAGCCGCGTTCTTGCTAGCGAATGGCGGCACCCATTACGGCGTGCAAGTAACAGGCATCGGCAATGCCAAAACAGAAAAAATCTTCTATCGCACCTTGACTCAATATTTGACGCCGAGTTCCAATTACAGCCATTACCGCGTCTCCACCATTCAAGCAGCAACGGATTTATATGGAGCCAGCAGCGCTGAAGTAGCAAGCGTTAAAGCGGCATTCAATGCTGTGGGTGTTAACTGA
- a CDS encoding YkvA family protein produces the protein MTNEYLKKPLPSIEEQQDFYKKLRSKIQKWLDNKPGAVGKVGQYVLFAPDLFHLLAKLMLDSRIDAKSKGAVGAGILYFIAPMDFLPEILIGPGGFLDDVVVAVFVINTLLNKFPIEVIEEHWAGDVELLSVVRGISNSGNKFVSKLPAGRLVKRFMKV, from the coding sequence ATGACCAATGAATATTTGAAAAAACCACTTCCAAGTATAGAAGAACAACAGGATTTCTATAAGAAATTGCGCAGCAAAATACAAAAATGGCTTGATAATAAACCGGGCGCCGTCGGCAAAGTCGGACAATACGTATTGTTCGCTCCTGACTTGTTCCATTTACTGGCGAAACTTATGCTCGACAGCCGTATTGACGCCAAAAGCAAAGGTGCGGTAGGGGCTGGTATTCTCTACTTTATCGCACCGATGGATTTCCTTCCGGAGATTTTGATCGGGCCGGGTGGATTCCTGGATGACGTTGTTGTAGCGGTATTTGTCATCAATACGTTATTGAATAAATTTCCGATTGAAGTCATCGAAGAGCATTGGGCGGGAGACGTCGAACTATTATCTGTCGTCCGTGGAATTTCAAATTCCGGGAATAAATTCGTTTCCAAATTGCCAGCAGGCCGTTTAGTGAAACGTTTCATGAAAGTTTAA
- a CDS encoding DUF1033 family protein: MHEIFYLRGFEEPWWQFDGWEKDIVSCKEFDNYEDATTYFNQMKQTLAQDFSFQKSKGEAAIAFWNREEWAFCEDCEEDMQIYHGLLWIYNKKPIKSF; this comes from the coding sequence ATGCATGAAATTTTTTATTTAAGAGGCTTTGAAGAACCGTGGTGGCAATTCGATGGCTGGGAAAAAGACATTGTGTCGTGCAAAGAGTTTGATAACTACGAGGACGCTACTACTTATTTCAATCAAATGAAACAAACTTTGGCACAGGATTTTTCCTTCCAAAAATCGAAAGGAGAAGCAGCAATCGCTTTCTGGAATAGAGAAGAATGGGCATTTTGTGAAGACTGTGAAGAAGATATGCAAATTTATCATGGACTGTTGTGGATTTATAACAAAAAGCCTATAAAAAGTTTTTAG
- a CDS encoding cold-shock protein — protein sequence MQQGTVKWFNSEKGFGFIEVEGGDDVFVHFSAIQGDGFKTLDEGQKVEFEVEEGNRGPQATNVTKI from the coding sequence ATGCAACAAGGTACAGTAAAATGGTTTAACTCAGAAAAAGGTTTTGGATTTATTGAAGTAGAAGGCGGAGATGACGTATTCGTTCACTTCTCAGCGATTCAAGGCGATGGCTTTAAAACGCTTGACGAAGGACAAAAAGTAGAGTTTGAAGTAGAGGAAGGCAACCGCGGACCTCAAGCTACAAATGTAACTAAAATTTAA
- a CDS encoding M4 family metallopeptidase, which translates to MRKRNICSIGLSAALLFAASSSVYAAPDNATNEQVYVNPESDAPNFIAGSLTPSSQKEAVEIVYSYLEVKENLYGLAENESQQFKKISELKDELGMTNVKLQQMFNGIPVYGSVLSAHVNASGVLTSVSGEVVPDLTEADALKGGAVLTAAKASAIALGSLEKLLAEPPQILGEKKPELVIFMDGKAAKLAYHLQFEFLSPEPGNYHYFIDAQTGQVIEYYNQLHKAVALSIPEGTDSVSGGTGVLGDKKKVNTVLNSTGSYLVDRTRGKGIFTYNAANLTEVPGTLWLDRDDDYHAAFDGAAVDAHVYAGMTFDYFKKAHKRNSFDGKGAALVSTVHYGKNYNNAFWSGTQMVYGDGDGKKFISLSGSLDVIAHELTHAVSQSTAGLIYWNDSGAINESMSDIFGVLVEDEYQKNPDWQIGEDIVTPDIAGDALRSLADPTANGLPDHYTKRYLGTEDFGGVHINSSITNKAAYLLANGGTHYNIKVQGIGNDKTGKIFYRTLTQYLTPTTKFRQLQASAVQAATDLYGADSKEVKSVKDAFAAVGLK; encoded by the coding sequence ATGAGGAAAAGGAATATATGCAGCATTGGATTATCTGCCGCTTTGCTCTTTGCAGCTTCAAGTTCTGTTTATGCAGCGCCGGATAATGCCACAAATGAACAAGTTTATGTGAACCCTGAAAGCGATGCGCCAAACTTCATTGCCGGCAGTCTGACCCCTTCTTCGCAAAAAGAAGCAGTGGAAATTGTTTATTCTTATTTGGAAGTAAAAGAAAACCTATATGGCCTTGCAGAAAATGAGTCTCAACAATTCAAAAAAATCAGCGAGTTGAAAGACGAACTTGGCATGACGAATGTAAAGCTTCAGCAAATGTTCAATGGCATCCCTGTTTATGGATCGGTGCTTTCCGCACATGTCAATGCAAGCGGGGTGCTGACATCGGTGTCTGGTGAAGTGGTGCCTGACTTAACGGAAGCAGATGCGCTTAAAGGCGGTGCGGTTCTGACGGCTGCCAAAGCTTCGGCAATTGCGCTCGGCAGCCTGGAGAAACTGCTTGCCGAGCCTCCCCAAATCCTTGGAGAGAAAAAACCGGAACTTGTGATTTTTATGGACGGCAAAGCAGCAAAACTTGCTTACCATTTGCAGTTTGAGTTTTTGTCGCCGGAACCCGGTAATTACCATTATTTTATTGATGCACAAACAGGCCAAGTGATTGAATATTACAATCAACTGCACAAAGCGGTTGCGCTAAGCATTCCGGAAGGCACCGATTCAGTGTCAGGCGGGACTGGAGTGCTCGGTGATAAAAAGAAAGTGAATACCGTGCTGAATTCAACAGGTTCCTATTTGGTCGACCGCACGCGCGGAAAGGGAATTTTCACTTATAACGCTGCCAATTTGACAGAAGTTCCTGGCACGTTGTGGCTGGATCGGGATGATGACTATCATGCAGCATTTGACGGTGCGGCAGTAGATGCCCATGTTTATGCCGGCATGACTTTTGATTATTTCAAGAAGGCGCATAAGCGCAATAGTTTTGATGGCAAAGGAGCGGCGCTCGTTTCAACTGTCCATTATGGCAAGAATTACAACAATGCCTTTTGGAGCGGCACTCAGATGGTTTATGGAGACGGAGATGGCAAAAAATTCATTTCTTTATCCGGGTCGCTCGATGTCATTGCCCATGAACTGACGCATGCAGTTTCCCAGTCGACAGCGGGCTTGATTTACTGGAATGATTCGGGTGCCATTAACGAATCGATGTCCGATATTTTCGGAGTGCTGGTCGAGGATGAATACCAAAAAAATCCGGATTGGCAAATAGGAGAAGACATCGTTACGCCAGACATCGCTGGAGATGCGCTTCGGTCATTGGCAGATCCGACAGCCAATGGATTGCCTGATCATTATACGAAGCGTTATTTGGGTACAGAAGATTTCGGGGGAGTCCACATCAATTCTTCCATCACCAATAAAGCGGCGTATTTATTGGCAAATGGCGGGACGCATTACAATATCAAAGTTCAAGGAATCGGCAATGATAAAACCGGTAAAATCTTTTACCGCACATTGACCCAATATTTGACGCCAACCACCAAATTCAGACAGCTGCAGGCTTCTGCTGTCCAAGCAGCAACTGATCTATACGGGGCAGACAGCAAAGAAGTGAAAAGCGTCAAAGATGCATTTGCAGCAGTGGGGTTGAAATAA